Proteins encoded in a region of the candidate division WOR-3 bacterium genome:
- a CDS encoding sulfide/dihydroorotate dehydrogenase-like FAD/NAD-binding protein gives MLKKQVLSPGIKRFELDAAEIARKALPGQFVVLRVNEEGERIPLTVADTMPDKGILVIVFQEAGKSTKLLGSLNEGDSILDLIGPLGRHSHIEKFGTVVCIGGGVGTPEIFPVARALKQSDNKVISIIGFRSQDLILMADEMKSVSDELIVATDDGSNGNKGFVTDMLKKVIDRGEKIDHVFAVGPVIMMKMVSKTSEPYKIPTVVSLNPIMLDATGMCGVCRVDVGGESKLACVDGPEFDGHKVDFDGLMARLRTYLPEEKLSLEQYEAAKPKGGCCGGKGGCCA, from the coding sequence ATTCTGAAGAAGCAGGTGCTCTCTCCGGGAATAAAGCGTTTTGAGTTGGATGCTGCGGAGATAGCACGTAAGGCTCTGCCCGGGCAGTTCGTTGTCCTTCGGGTTAACGAAGAGGGCGAACGGATTCCGCTGACCGTGGCGGATACCATGCCCGACAAGGGCATTCTCGTCATCGTGTTCCAGGAGGCCGGCAAGTCGACAAAGCTCCTGGGTTCGCTCAACGAGGGCGACTCGATACTCGACCTGATCGGCCCGTTGGGCCGGCACTCGCATATCGAGAAGTTCGGAACCGTGGTCTGTATCGGTGGCGGGGTCGGGACGCCCGAGATCTTCCCGGTGGCCCGGGCCCTTAAGCAGTCCGACAACAAGGTCATCTCCATCATCGGGTTCCGAAGCCAGGACCTGATACTGATGGCCGATGAGATGAAATCCGTTTCGGATGAGTTGATTGTCGCTACCGACGATGGCTCGAACGGAAACAAGGGTTTCGTCACCGACATGCTGAAGAAAGTAATTGACCGGGGCGAGAAGATCGACCACGTCTTCGCGGTCGGGCCGGTGATAATGATGAAGATGGTGTCGAAGACAAGCGAACCGTACAAGATTCCGACCGTTGTTTCACTCAACCCGATCATGCTCGACGCGACCGGGATGTGCGGTGTCTGCCGAGTGGATGTGGGCGGCGAGTCGAAGCTGGCCTGCGTGGACGGGCCGGAGTTCGATGGGCACAAGGTTGACTTCGACGGCTTGATGGCCCGGCTGCGTACGTATCTGCCGGAAGAGAAGCTGTCGCTCGAGCAGTACGAGGCGGCCAAGCCCAAAGGCGGCTGCTGCGGGGGCAAAGGAGGCTGCTGTGCCTAA